One window from the genome of Tachypleus tridentatus isolate NWPU-2018 chromosome 11, ASM421037v1, whole genome shotgun sequence encodes:
- the LOC143232833 gene encoding techylectin-5B isoform X2 produces the protein MHTVLYSNMKNMFQLLSFLCVSLLVAGDVHHHAACSTVCSLKGILDSVSDLTDLAKERLATLQNPICSKDKAFYMETYTNVTQNKAEKNGLPINCATVYQQGNRTSGIYMIWPLFLNHPISVFCDMETAGGGWTVIQRRGDFGQPIQNFYQTWESYKNGFGNLTKEFWLGNDIIFVLTNQDSVVLRVDLEDFEGGRRYAEAVEFLVRSEIELYKMSFKTYKGDAGDSLSQHNNMPFTTKDRDNDKWEKNCAEAYKGGWWYNACHHSNLNGMYLRGPHEESAVGVNWYQWRGHNYSLKEKTRNSS, from the exons ATGCACACAGTTCTCTATTCTAACATGAAGAATATGTTTCAACTGTTGAgttttttatgtgtttctttgttGGTTGCGGGAGATGTCCATCATCACGCTGCCTGTAGTACTGTTTGTTCACTGAAGGGAATTCTAGATTCTGTGTCAGACCTAACAGACTTGGCTAAGGAGAGACTTGCTACCTTGCAAA ATCCTATATGTTCCAAAGACAAAGCATTTTACATGGAAACGTACACCAATGTGACACAAAACAAGGCAGAGAAAAACGGTCTTCCGATAAACTGTGCTACTGTTTATCAACAAGGAAACAGAACCAGTGGTATCTATATGATATGGCCGTTGTTTCTGAACCACCCAATCTCGGTTTTTTGTGACATGGAAACTGCTGGCGGAGGATGGACT gTAATTCAAAGAAGAGGAGACTTTGGTCAACCTATACAGAATTTTTATCAAACTTGGGAGAGTTATAAAAATGGCTTTGGGAATTTAACCAAAGAATTTTGGTTGg GAAATGACATCATATTCGTCTTAACCAATCAAGACAGCGTGGTACTCCGAGTGGATTTGGAAGATTTTGAAGGTGGTCGAAGATATGCAGAAGCTGTTGAATTTTTGGTCAGAAGTGAAATAGAACTCTACAAAATGTCTTTTAAAACGTATAAAGGGGATGCAG gagATTCACTTTCTCAACACAACAATATGCCATTCACCACCAAAGATAGAGATAACGACAAATGGGAGAAGAACTGTGCGGAGGCGTACAAAGGTGGATGGTGGTATAACGCATGTCATCACTCTAATTTAAATGGTATGTATCTGAGAGGACCACATGAAGAAAGTGCTGTTGGAGTTAACTGGTATCAATGGAGAGGGCATAACTACTCTTTGAAA GAGAAGACGCGCAACTCTTCATAA
- the LOC143232833 gene encoding techylectin-5B isoform X1, producing the protein MHTVLYSNMKNMFQLLSFLCVSLLVAGDVHHHAACSTVCSLKGILDSVSDLTDLAKERLATLQNPICSKDKAFYMETYTNVTQNKAEKNGLPINCATVYQQGNRTSGIYMIWPLFLNHPISVFCDMETAGGGWTVIQRRGDFGQPIQNFYQTWESYKNGFGNLTKEFWLGNDIIFVLTNQDSVVLRVDLEDFEGGRRYAEAVEFLVRSEIELYKMSFKTYKGDAGDSLSQHNNMPFTTKDRDNDKWEKNCAEAYKGGWWYNACHHSNLNGMYLRGPHEESAVGVNWYQWRGHNYSLKVSEMKIRPIIFVPGEGLPK; encoded by the exons ATGCACACAGTTCTCTATTCTAACATGAAGAATATGTTTCAACTGTTGAgttttttatgtgtttctttgttGGTTGCGGGAGATGTCCATCATCACGCTGCCTGTAGTACTGTTTGTTCACTGAAGGGAATTCTAGATTCTGTGTCAGACCTAACAGACTTGGCTAAGGAGAGACTTGCTACCTTGCAAA ATCCTATATGTTCCAAAGACAAAGCATTTTACATGGAAACGTACACCAATGTGACACAAAACAAGGCAGAGAAAAACGGTCTTCCGATAAACTGTGCTACTGTTTATCAACAAGGAAACAGAACCAGTGGTATCTATATGATATGGCCGTTGTTTCTGAACCACCCAATCTCGGTTTTTTGTGACATGGAAACTGCTGGCGGAGGATGGACT gTAATTCAAAGAAGAGGAGACTTTGGTCAACCTATACAGAATTTTTATCAAACTTGGGAGAGTTATAAAAATGGCTTTGGGAATTTAACCAAAGAATTTTGGTTGg GAAATGACATCATATTCGTCTTAACCAATCAAGACAGCGTGGTACTCCGAGTGGATTTGGAAGATTTTGAAGGTGGTCGAAGATATGCAGAAGCTGTTGAATTTTTGGTCAGAAGTGAAATAGAACTCTACAAAATGTCTTTTAAAACGTATAAAGGGGATGCAG gagATTCACTTTCTCAACACAACAATATGCCATTCACCACCAAAGATAGAGATAACGACAAATGGGAGAAGAACTGTGCGGAGGCGTACAAAGGTGGATGGTGGTATAACGCATGTCATCACTCTAATTTAAATGGTATGTATCTGAGAGGACCACATGAAGAAAGTGCTGTTGGAGTTAACTGGTATCAATGGAGAGGGCATAACTACTCTTTGAAAGTAAGTGAGATGAAAATACGTCCTATTATTTTCGTTCCTGGAGAAGGTCTACCAAAATAA